A single genomic interval of Heteronotia binoei isolate CCM8104 ecotype False Entrance Well chromosome 11, APGP_CSIRO_Hbin_v1, whole genome shotgun sequence harbors:
- the TPST2 gene encoding protein-tyrosine sulfotransferase 2: MRVTMKRVLLGVGFAIGLMVSAHLGQQMLQCQQILGQGSSQRGLMRPENEELVMLDSNRVEYRYSKEMPLIFIGGVPRSGTTLMRAMLDAHPEVRCGEETRIIPRVLAMRQAWSKSGREKMRLDEAGVTDQVLDAAMQAFILEVIAKHGEPARYLCNKDPFTLKSSVYLSRLFPNSKFLLMVRDGRASVHSMITRKVTIAGFDLSSYRDCLTKWNKAIEVMHNQCLEIGRARCLPVYYEQLVLHPQRSMRDIMEFLDIAWSDAVLHHEELIGKPGGVSLSKIERSTDQVIKPVNTEALSRWLGHIPGDVLQDMAHIAPMLARLGYDPYANPPNYGHPDPLVINNTHRVLKGDFKTPANLKGQFQATQNTTAFH; encoded by the exons ATGCGGGTGACCATGAAGCGGGTGCTGCTGGGGGTGGGctttgccattggcctgatggtGTCGGCACACCTGGGCCAGCAGATGCTGCAGTGCCAACAGATCCTGGGCCAGGGCTCCAGCCAGCGGGGCCTGATGCGACCAGAGAACGAGGAGCTGGTGATGCTGGACTCCAACCGAGTCGAGTACCGCTACAGCAAAGAGATGCCGCTCATCTTCATCGGCGGGGTTCCTCGGAGCGGGACCACACTGATGCGGGCCATGCTGGATGCTCACCCGGAGGTGCGCTGTGGGGAGGAGACCCGCATCATCCCGCGTGTGCTGGCCATGCGGCAGGCCTGGTCCAAATCCGGGCGGGAGAAAATGCGCTTGGATGAAGCTGGGGTGACGGACCAAGTCTTGGACGCTGCCATGCAGGCCTTTATCTTGGAGGTGATTGCCAAGCATGGGGAGCCGGCCAGGTACCTCTGCAACAAAGATCCCTTCACACTCAAGTCCTCCGTCTACCTGTCTCGCTTGTTCCCCAACTCCAAGTTCCTCCTGATGGTGCGTGACGGGCGGGCCTCCGTCCACTCCATGATCACCAGGAAGGTCACGATCGCAGGCTTCGACCTCAGCAGCTACCGGGACTGCTTAACCAAGTGGAACAAGGCCATCGAGGTGATGCACAACCAGTGCCTGGAGATTGGCCGGGCACGGTGCCTCCCGGTTTACTACGAGCAGCTGGTGCTGCATCCCCAGAGGTCCATGCGGGACATCATGGAGTTCTTGGACATCGCCTGGAGCGATGCCGTCCTGCACCACGAGGAGCTGATTGGGAAGCCCGGTGGCGTCTCACTCTCCAA GATTGAGCGGTCCACAGACCAGGTGATCAAGCCGGTGAACACGGAGGCCTTGTCCAGGTGGCTGGGGCACATTCCAGGGGACGTACTTCAGGACATGGCCCACATCGCCCCAATGCTGGCCAGGCTGGGCTACGACCCCTATGCCAACCCCCCCAACTATGGGCACCCAGACCCCTTGGTGATCAACAACACCCATAGG GTTCTAAAAGGGGACTTTAAAACACCTGCCAATCTGAAGGGACAGTTTCAG GCAACTCAGAATACTACTGCTTTTCACTGA
- the TFIP11 gene encoding tuftelin-interacting protein 11, which produces MSLSHLYGAAEEEDEVELERFEITEWDLQNEFNPHRQRRWQTKEEALYGLWARPRGDGDDEEDGGGDDDPEQRPSFGGKRSKDYSAPVNFISAGLKKTAADEVLDEDSDEDEKPLKQEEAPKEFVPKKLKTGGNFKPSQKGFVGGTKSFLDFGSWERHTKGIGQKLLQKMGYVPGRGLGKNAQGIINPIEAKQRKGKGAVGAYGSERTSQSLQDFPVVDSEEEAEEEFQKELSQWRKDPSGSKKKPKYTYKTVEELKAKGRAGKQLTAPQKDLAQVKVIDMTGREQKVYYSYSQISQKHNIPDDNPQQPLPLGKDAKPQAFALPELEHNLQLLIDLTEQEIIQNDRQLQYERDQVINLTHEIEKMDEVLARQEAEIRNLSKVLETVEECERRMQPGCDNPLTLAECAKVFETLQDKYYEEYRMSDRVDLAAAIVFPLVKDYFKNWDPLKDCTYGTDILGQWKSLLENDQLLSHGGQDLSSDAFHRLMWETWMPYVRNIAGQWQPRNCIPMVDFLDSWAPIIPVWILENILDQLVFPKLQKEVENWNPLTDTVPIHSWIHPWLPLMQARLEPLYSPIRNKLASALQKWHPSDSSAKLILQPWKEVFTPGSWEAFMIKNIVPKLGLCLNELLINPHQQHMDAFFWVMDWEGMISVSSLVGLLEKHFFPKWLQVLCSWLSNNPNYEEITKWYLGWKSMFSDQVLAHPSVKEKFNEALDVMNRAVSSSVGGYMQPGARENIAYLTHTERRKDFQYEAMQERREAENMAQRGIGMAAGSVPMNFKDLIQTKAEEHNIVFMPVIGKRHEGKQLYTFGRIVIYIDRGVVFVQGEKTWVPTSLQSLIDMTK; this is translated from the exons ATGTCGCTGTCGCACCTCTACggggcggcggaggaggaggacgaggtGGAGCTGGAGCGCTTCGAGATCACCGAGTGGGACCTGCAGAACGAGTTCAACCCGCACCGGCAGCGCCGCTGGCAGACCAAGGAGGAGGCCCTCTACGGCCTCTGGGCCCGCCCGCGCGGCGACGGCGACGACGAAGAAGACGGCGGCGGCGACGACGACCCCGAGCAGCGGCCCAGCTTCGGAGGGAAGCG GTCTAAAGATTATTCCGCTCCTGTGAACTTTATCAGCGCCGGGCTGAAGAAGACAGCAGCAGATGAGGTGCTAGATGAAGATTCTGACGAGGATGAGAAGCCTTTGAAGCAAGAGGAAGCCCCCAAAGAGTTTGTGCCAAAAAAGTTAAAAACA GGTGGCAATTTCAAGCCCAGCCAGAAAGGTTTTGTAGGAGGAACCAAGTCCTTCTTGGACTTTGGCAGCTGGGAGAGGCACACCAAGGGGATTGGGCAGAAGCTTCTTCAGAAAATGGGCTACGTGCCCGGCCGGGGTCTTGGCAAGAATGCTCAAG GTATCATCAATCCCATTGAGGCCAAGCAGAGGAAAGGCAAAGGGGCCGTGGGAGCCTATGGCTCAGAACGGACGTCGCAGTCCTTGCAGGACTTCCCTGTGGTTGACTCAGAGGAAGAAGCCGAAGAG GAGTTCCAGAAGGAGCTCAGCCAGTGGCGGAAGGACCCAAGCGGGAGCAAGAAGAAGCCAAAGTACACCTACAAGACCGTGGAGGAGCTGAAGGCCAAGGGCAGGGCGGGGAAGCAGCTAACAGCACCTCAGAAGGATCTGGCCCAAGTCAAG GTGATCGACATGACCGGCCGGGAGCAGAAGGTCTATTACAGCTACAGCCAGATCAGCCAGAAGCACAACATCCCCGACGACAACCCCCAGCAGCCGCTGCCCCTGGGCAAGGACGCCAAGCCCCAGGCCTTCGCCCTGCCCGAGCTGGAGCACAACCTGCAGCTCCTCATCGACCTCACCGAGCAGGAGATCATCCAGAACGACCGGCAGCTGCAGTATGAGCGGGACCAAGTGATCAACCTGACCCACGAGATCGAGAAGATGGATGAGGTCCTGGCGCGCCAGGAGGCTGAGATCCGGAACCTCAGCAAGGTCCTGGAGACGGTGGAGGAGTGTGAGCGGCGGATGCAACCCGGCTGCGACAACCCCCTGACCCTGGCCGAGTGCGCCAAGGTCTTCGAGACTCTCCAGGATAAGTATTACGAGGAGTACCGGATGTCCGACCGTGTGGATCTGGCCGCTGCCATTGTGTTCCCACTGGTGAAAGACTACTTCAAGAACTGGGACCCGTTGAAG gACTGCACGTACGGCACGGACATCCTGGGCCAGTGGAAGAGCTTGCTGGAGAATGACCAGCTGTTGTCGCACGGTGGGCAGGACCTCTCCTCGGATGCTTTCCACCG GCTGATGTGGGAGACGTGGATGCCCTACGTGCGGAACATTGCAGGGCAGTGGCAGCCCCGGAACTGCATCCCCATGGTGGACTTCCTGGACAGCTGGGCGCCCATCATTCCCGTCTGGATCCTGGAGAACATTCTCGACCAGCTCGTTTTCCCCAAGCTGCAGAAGGAG GTGGAGAACTGGAACCCGCTGACGGACACGGTCCCCATCCACTCGTGGATCCACCCCTGGCTGCCCCTGATGCAGGCCCGCCTGGAGCCCCTCTACTCCCCCATCCGCAACAAGCTGGCCAGCGCCCTGCAGAAGTGGCACCCCAGCGACTCCTCTGCCAAGCTCATCCTGCAGCCCTGGAAGGAGGTCTTCACCCCGGGGTCCTGGGAGGCCTTCATGATCAAGAATATTGTGCCAAAGCTGG GTCTGTGCCTGAACGAGCTGCTGATCAACCCTCACCAGCAGCACATGGATGCCTTCTTCTGGGTGATGGACTGGGAGGGCATGATCTCTGTCTCCAGCCTGGTGGGGCTGCTGGAGAAGCACTTCTTTCCCAAGTGGCTGCAG GTCCTGTGCTCCTGGCTAAGTAACAACCCTAATTACGAAGAGATCACCAAGTGGTATCTGGGCTGGAAGTCGATGTTCTCAGACCAGGTGCTGGCCCACCCCTCCGTCAAGGAGAAATTCAACGAAGCCCTGGACGTCATGAACAGAGCCGTCTCTTCCAGTGTTG GGGGCTACATGCAACCTGGTGCCCGAGAAAACATCGCTTACCTGACGCACACGGAGCGCCGGAAGGACTTCCAGTACGAGGCCATGCAGGAGCGGCGGGAAGCCGAGAACATGGCTCAGCGGGGGATTGGCATGGCCGCCGGCTCGGTGCCCATGAACTTCAAGGACCTGATCCAGACCAAGGCTGAGGAGCACAACATTGTCTTCATGCCCGTCATTGGGAAGCGGCACGAAGGGAAGCAGCTGTACACCTTTGGGCGCATTGTCATCTACATCGACCGGGGGGTGGTCTTTGTGCAGGGGGAGAAGACCTGGGTCCCCACCTCCCTGCAGAGCCTCATTGACATGACAAAATGA
- the SRRD gene encoding SRR1-like protein, with protein sequence MERCGGAGGWSRPRGRRRRQRREEDEEQQQQRRRLQEARAELLDSEFWNSSLKILSRSLREVLAHRKDLPMPTGDDALLALEELQLCPPAHLPGRACLRCVCYGLGNFSSCFKARFQLAFLLLLLQELQVPEGLCCVFDPAFSLLEREVLSSLGFSVLSWNEEGKRPIDEPTVFYMVHCGKALYNNLLWSNWSAEALSKMVIVGNSFKGIEERVPGRIFQRDYAYIAKILTASEEDALPPHDRFLDVFNDTAVHRFPWQKLREVPRETWAFHEEPLYPPQDQLEIIRNSDGT encoded by the exons ATGGAGCGCTGCGGAGGAGCCGGAGGCTGGAGCCGCCCGCGGGGCAGGAGACGGCGGCAGCGGCGGGAGGAGGacgaggagcagcagcagcagaggcggCGCCTGCAGGAGGCGCG GGCAGAACTGCTGGACTCTGAGTTCTGGAATTCAAGTCTGA AAATCCTCTCAAGATCCCTGCGAGAAGTCCTGGCACACAGGAAAGATTTGCCCATGCCCACCGGGGATGATGCCCTCTTGGCATTGGAGGAGCTGCAGCTGTGCCCTCCAGCCCACCTGCCTGGAAGAGCCTGCTTGCGGTGTGTGTGTTATGGCCTGGGCAACTTCTCTTCCTGCTTTAAGGCCCGCTTCCAGCTGgcatttctgctgctgctgctgcaggaacTCCAG GTTCCGGAGGGGCTTTGCTGTGTCTTTGATCCTGCTTTCTCCCTGTTGGAAAGGGAAGTTCTCAGCAGCCTTGGCTTCTCTGTCCTCTCGTGGAATGAG GAGGGGAAGCGTCCCATAGATGAGCCCACAGTCTTCTACATGGTCCACTGTGGCAAAGCCCTCTACAACAACCTGCTGTGGAGCAACTGGTCAGCAGAGGCCTTGTCCAAAATGGTCATCGTAGGCAACAGTTTCAAGGGGATTGAAgaaag GGTCCCGGGCAGGATATTCCAAAGGGATTACGCTTACATTGCCAAG ATATTAACAGCCTCGGAGGAAGACGCCCTCCCTCCCCATGACAGGTTTCTGGATGTGTTCAACGACACGGCCGTCCACCGCTTCCCGTGGCAGAAGCTGAGGGAGGTGCCCCGAGAGACGTGGGCCTTCCACGAGGAGCCCCTTTACCCTCCCCAGGACCAGTTAGAGATCATCAGGAACAGCGACGGGACTTAG